One Salmo salar unplaced genomic scaffold, Ssal_v3.1, whole genome shotgun sequence DNA segment encodes these proteins:
- the LOC106578197 gene encoding mothers against decapentaplegic homolog 1 isoform X2: MNVTSLFSFTSPAVKRLLGWKQGDEEEKWAEKAVDALVKKLKKRKGTMEDLEKALSCPGQPSKCVTIPRSLDGRLQVSHRKGLPHVIYCRVWRWPDLQSHHELKALECCQFPFTAKHKDVCINPYHYKRVDSPMLPPVLVSRNSDLTARPGMQPRYHGAIDQNEPLMPHNATFPESFPPGGGGNGGLAFPCSPGNSFPSSPGSGSSSISAFPHSPLSSDPDSPFHVPAYMPPDDCLTQDCSQPMETNLLAMPTGLDTNNRPDVQPVAYEEPKHWCSIVYYELNNRVGEAYLASDSSVLVDGFTDPSNNRNRFCLGLLSNVNRNSTIENTRRHIGKGVHLYYVGGEVYAECLSDTSIFVQSRNCNYHHGFHPTTVCKIPGGCSLKIFNNQEFAQLLAQSVNHGFEAVYELTKMCTIRMSFVKGWGAEYHRQDVTSTPCWIEVHLHGPLQWLDKVLTQMGSPHNPISSVS; this comes from the exons ATGAACGTGACGTCGCTTTTCTCCTTCACCAGCCCAGCGGTGAAGAGGCTGCTGGGATGGAAAcagggggatgaagaggagaagtGGGCGGAGAAGGCTGTGGACGCCCTGGTGAAGAAACTGAAGAAGAGGAAGGGAACGATGGAGGATCTGGAGAAGGCTCTCAGCTGCCCCGGACAACCCA GTAAGTGTGTGACCATCCCTCGGTCGCTGGACGGTCGTCTCCAGGTATCCCATCGTAAAGGCCTTCCCCACGTCATCTACTGCAGAGTGTGGAGGTGGCCCGACCTACAGTCTCATCACGAACTCAAGGCCTTGGAGTGCTGCCAATTCCCCTTCACAGCCAAACACAAAGATGTCTGTATCAACCCCTACCACTACAAGAGAGTGGACAGTCCTA tgctgccccctgtcCTGGTCTCGAGGAACAGCGACCTCACAGCGAGGCCGGGGATGCAGCCCCGTTACCATGGCGCCATCGACCAGAATGAGCCTCTCATGCCCCACAATGCCACTTTCCCAGAATCCTTCCCTCCAGGCGGGGGCGGCAACGGAGGGTTGGCGTTCCCTTGTTCCCCTGGCAACAGCTTCCCCAGTTCGCCCGGCAGTGGGTCCAGCAGTATCTCCGCGTTTCCCCACTCCCCTCTTAGCTCCGACCCAGACAGCCCCTTCCACGTCCCGG CCTACATGCCTCCAGATGATTGTCTGACTCAGGACTGCTCCCAGCCAATGGAAACCAACCTCCTCGCCATGCCAACCGGCCTGGATACCAACAACAGGCCAG acgtCCAGCCAGTAGCCTACGAGGAACCAAAacactggtgttctatagtgtactATGAGCTGAATAACCGCGTGGGAGAGGCGTACCTGGCGTCAGACTCCAGTGTTCTGGTCGACGGCTTCACCGACCCGTCCAATAACCGCAACCGCTTCTGCCTCGGCCTGCTGTCTAACGTCAACCGCAACTCGACCATAGAGAACACACGCAGGCACATCGGCAAAG gtgTCCACCTGTACTATGTAGGAGGTGAGGTGTATGCAGAGTGTCTGAGTGACACCAGTATCTTCGTTCAGAGCCGTAACTGTAACTACCATCATGGTTTCCACCCCACCACGGTGTGTAAGATCCCTGGTGGCTGCAGTCTGAAGATCTTTAACAACCAG GAATTTGCCCAGCTACTGGCCCAGTCAGTGAACCATGGCTTTGAGGCTGTTTACGAGCTCACCAAGATGTGTACCATTCGGATGAGCTTCGTCAAG gGTTGGGGTGCAGAGTACCATCGCCAGGACGTAACCAGCACCCCCTGCTGGATAGAGGTGCACCTGCATGGCCCTCTACAGTGGCTGGACAAAGTCCTCACACAGATGGGCTCTCCCCATAACCCCATCTCCTCCgtgtcctaa
- the LOC106578197 gene encoding mothers against decapentaplegic homolog 1 isoform X3, producing MEDLEKALSCPGQPSKCVTIPRSLDGRLQVSHRKGLPHVIYCRVWRWPDLQSHHELKALECCQFPFTAKHKDVCINPYHYKRVDSPMLPPVLVSRNSDLTARPGMQPRYHGAIDQNEPLMPHNATFPESFPPGGGGNGGLAFPCSPGNSFPSSPGSGSSSISAFPHSPLSSDPDSPFHVPADTPPPAYMPPDDCLTQDCSQPMETNLLAMPTGLDTNNRPDVQPVAYEEPKHWCSIVYYELNNRVGEAYLASDSSVLVDGFTDPSNNRNRFCLGLLSNVNRNSTIENTRRHIGKGVHLYYVGGEVYAECLSDTSIFVQSRNCNYHHGFHPTTVCKIPGGCSLKIFNNQEFAQLLAQSVNHGFEAVYELTKMCTIRMSFVKGWGAEYHRQDVTSTPCWIEVHLHGPLQWLDKVLTQMGSPHNPISSVS from the exons ATGGAGGATCTGGAGAAGGCTCTCAGCTGCCCCGGACAACCCA GTAAGTGTGTGACCATCCCTCGGTCGCTGGACGGTCGTCTCCAGGTATCCCATCGTAAAGGCCTTCCCCACGTCATCTACTGCAGAGTGTGGAGGTGGCCCGACCTACAGTCTCATCACGAACTCAAGGCCTTGGAGTGCTGCCAATTCCCCTTCACAGCCAAACACAAAGATGTCTGTATCAACCCCTACCACTACAAGAGAGTGGACAGTCCTA tgctgccccctgtcCTGGTCTCGAGGAACAGCGACCTCACAGCGAGGCCGGGGATGCAGCCCCGTTACCATGGCGCCATCGACCAGAATGAGCCTCTCATGCCCCACAATGCCACTTTCCCAGAATCCTTCCCTCCAGGCGGGGGCGGCAACGGAGGGTTGGCGTTCCCTTGTTCCCCTGGCAACAGCTTCCCCAGTTCGCCCGGCAGTGGGTCCAGCAGTATCTCCGCGTTTCCCCACTCCCCTCTTAGCTCCGACCCAGACAGCCCCTTCCACGTCCCGG CTGACACCCCGCCCCCAGCCTACATGCCTCCAGATGATTGTCTGACTCAGGACTGCTCCCAGCCAATGGAAACCAACCTCCTCGCCATGCCAACCGGCCTGGATACCAACAACAGGCCAG acgtCCAGCCAGTAGCCTACGAGGAACCAAAacactggtgttctatagtgtactATGAGCTGAATAACCGCGTGGGAGAGGCGTACCTGGCGTCAGACTCCAGTGTTCTGGTCGACGGCTTCACCGACCCGTCCAATAACCGCAACCGCTTCTGCCTCGGCCTGCTGTCTAACGTCAACCGCAACTCGACCATAGAGAACACACGCAGGCACATCGGCAAAG gtgTCCACCTGTACTATGTAGGAGGTGAGGTGTATGCAGAGTGTCTGAGTGACACCAGTATCTTCGTTCAGAGCCGTAACTGTAACTACCATCATGGTTTCCACCCCACCACGGTGTGTAAGATCCCTGGTGGCTGCAGTCTGAAGATCTTTAACAACCAG GAATTTGCCCAGCTACTGGCCCAGTCAGTGAACCATGGCTTTGAGGCTGTTTACGAGCTCACCAAGATGTGTACCATTCGGATGAGCTTCGTCAAG gGTTGGGGTGCAGAGTACCATCGCCAGGACGTAACCAGCACCCCCTGCTGGATAGAGGTGCACCTGCATGGCCCTCTACAGTGGCTGGACAAAGTCCTCACACAGATGGGCTCTCCCCATAACCCCATCTCCTCCgtgtcctaa
- the LOC106578197 gene encoding mothers against decapentaplegic homolog 1 isoform X1 has translation MNVTSLFSFTSPAVKRLLGWKQGDEEEKWAEKAVDALVKKLKKRKGTMEDLEKALSCPGQPSKCVTIPRSLDGRLQVSHRKGLPHVIYCRVWRWPDLQSHHELKALECCQFPFTAKHKDVCINPYHYKRVDSPMLPPVLVSRNSDLTARPGMQPRYHGAIDQNEPLMPHNATFPESFPPGGGGNGGLAFPCSPGNSFPSSPGSGSSSISAFPHSPLSSDPDSPFHVPADTPPPAYMPPDDCLTQDCSQPMETNLLAMPTGLDTNNRPDVQPVAYEEPKHWCSIVYYELNNRVGEAYLASDSSVLVDGFTDPSNNRNRFCLGLLSNVNRNSTIENTRRHIGKGVHLYYVGGEVYAECLSDTSIFVQSRNCNYHHGFHPTTVCKIPGGCSLKIFNNQEFAQLLAQSVNHGFEAVYELTKMCTIRMSFVKGWGAEYHRQDVTSTPCWIEVHLHGPLQWLDKVLTQMGSPHNPISSVS, from the exons ATGAACGTGACGTCGCTTTTCTCCTTCACCAGCCCAGCGGTGAAGAGGCTGCTGGGATGGAAAcagggggatgaagaggagaagtGGGCGGAGAAGGCTGTGGACGCCCTGGTGAAGAAACTGAAGAAGAGGAAGGGAACGATGGAGGATCTGGAGAAGGCTCTCAGCTGCCCCGGACAACCCA GTAAGTGTGTGACCATCCCTCGGTCGCTGGACGGTCGTCTCCAGGTATCCCATCGTAAAGGCCTTCCCCACGTCATCTACTGCAGAGTGTGGAGGTGGCCCGACCTACAGTCTCATCACGAACTCAAGGCCTTGGAGTGCTGCCAATTCCCCTTCACAGCCAAACACAAAGATGTCTGTATCAACCCCTACCACTACAAGAGAGTGGACAGTCCTA tgctgccccctgtcCTGGTCTCGAGGAACAGCGACCTCACAGCGAGGCCGGGGATGCAGCCCCGTTACCATGGCGCCATCGACCAGAATGAGCCTCTCATGCCCCACAATGCCACTTTCCCAGAATCCTTCCCTCCAGGCGGGGGCGGCAACGGAGGGTTGGCGTTCCCTTGTTCCCCTGGCAACAGCTTCCCCAGTTCGCCCGGCAGTGGGTCCAGCAGTATCTCCGCGTTTCCCCACTCCCCTCTTAGCTCCGACCCAGACAGCCCCTTCCACGTCCCGG CTGACACCCCGCCCCCAGCCTACATGCCTCCAGATGATTGTCTGACTCAGGACTGCTCCCAGCCAATGGAAACCAACCTCCTCGCCATGCCAACCGGCCTGGATACCAACAACAGGCCAG acgtCCAGCCAGTAGCCTACGAGGAACCAAAacactggtgttctatagtgtactATGAGCTGAATAACCGCGTGGGAGAGGCGTACCTGGCGTCAGACTCCAGTGTTCTGGTCGACGGCTTCACCGACCCGTCCAATAACCGCAACCGCTTCTGCCTCGGCCTGCTGTCTAACGTCAACCGCAACTCGACCATAGAGAACACACGCAGGCACATCGGCAAAG gtgTCCACCTGTACTATGTAGGAGGTGAGGTGTATGCAGAGTGTCTGAGTGACACCAGTATCTTCGTTCAGAGCCGTAACTGTAACTACCATCATGGTTTCCACCCCACCACGGTGTGTAAGATCCCTGGTGGCTGCAGTCTGAAGATCTTTAACAACCAG GAATTTGCCCAGCTACTGGCCCAGTCAGTGAACCATGGCTTTGAGGCTGTTTACGAGCTCACCAAGATGTGTACCATTCGGATGAGCTTCGTCAAG gGTTGGGGTGCAGAGTACCATCGCCAGGACGTAACCAGCACCCCCTGCTGGATAGAGGTGCACCTGCATGGCCCTCTACAGTGGCTGGACAAAGTCCTCACACAGATGGGCTCTCCCCATAACCCCATCTCCTCCgtgtcctaa